From a region of the Falco peregrinus isolate bFalPer1 chromosome 5, bFalPer1.pri, whole genome shotgun sequence genome:
- the SSTR5 gene encoding somatostatin receptor type 5 — MDPLYFTSTFSTEASSSDVNSSLLTNVTENGTLSEQPSFKYIHKVLIPICYLLVCAVGLSGNTLVIYVVLRYAKMKTVTNIYILNLAVADVLFMLGLPFLATQNAISYWPFGSFLCRLVMTVDGINQFTSIFCLTVMSMDRYLAVVHPIKSTKWRRPRVAKLISVTVWTFSFLVVLPVIIFSDVQEDFHTCNMNWPEPVNIWSAAFIIYTSVLGFFGPLLVICLCYLLIVIKVKSSGIRVGSTRRRRSERKVTRMVVIIVVVFVFCWLPFYMMNIVNLIFILPEDPVLVGVYFFVVVLSYANSCANPILYGFLSDNFKQSFQKVLCLRKGNGVEDGDPIEHRQENSSRLQESMLTQRNIEFNGHMQTSKV, encoded by the coding sequence ATGGATCCTTTGTACTTCACCAGCACATTTAGCACAGAAGCTAGCTCTAGCGATGTGAATTCCTCACTGCTGACCAATGTGACAGAGAACGGGACACTTTCAGAGCAGCCCTCATTCAAATACATCCACAAAGTCCTGATTCCCATCTGCTACCTCCTGGTATGCGCAGTCGGACTCAGTGGCAACACATTGGTCATTTATGTGGTTTTGCGCTATGCCAAGATGAAAACAGTCACCAACATATACATCTTGAACCTAGCCGTTGCTGACGTACTCTTCATGCTGGGCCTGCCCTTCCTGGCCACCCAGAACGCCATCTCCTACTGGCCTTTTGGCTCCTTTTTGTGCAGGCTGGTTATGACTGTAGATGGTATTAACCAATTCActagtattttttgtttgactGTGATGAGCATGGACCGCTACCTGGCAGTAGTTCATCCCATTAAATCAACCAAATGGAGACGTCCCAGGGTGGCCAAGCTCATCAGCGTGACTGTCTGGACATTCTCCTTCTTGGTGGTGCTTCCAGTCATCATTTTTTCAGACGTGCAGGAAGACTTTCACACCTGCAACATGAACTGGCCAGAGCCTGTCAACATCTGGTCAGCAGCATTCATCATTTACACGTCGGTCCTCGGGTTTTTTGGTCCTTTGTTGGTGATCTGTCTCTGCTACTTGCTGATCGTGATTAAAGTCAAATCTTCGGGCATCCGAGTCGGGTCTACGAGGCGCAGGAGATCAGAGAGGAAGGTGACCAGAATGGTGGTGATCATTGTGGTGGTCTTTGTGTTTTGCTGGCTCCCATTTTACATGATGAACATTGTCAATTTGATATTTATACTGCCAGAAGACCCTGTGTTAGTAGGGGTTTACTTCTTCGTGGTGGTCCTGTCCTATGCAAACAGCTGTGCCAACCCCATTCTTTATGGATTTCTTTCTGACAACTTCAAGCAGAGTTTTCAGAAAGTCCTTTGCCTCCGAAAGGGCAATGGTGTAGAGGACGGTGACCCCATTGAACACAGGCAAGAGAACAGCAGTCGCTTGCAGGAGTCAATGTTGACGCAGAGAAATATTGAATTCAATGGACATATGCAGACCAGCAAGGTCTGA